In Janthinobacterium sp. J1-1, a single genomic region encodes these proteins:
- a CDS encoding TetR/AcrR family transcriptional regulator, whose translation MRKGELTRAAILDVALDLSSRDGLEGLTIGLLADKMNMSKSGVFAHFGSREDLQMEVLKLYHHRFEQEVFFPSMKEPRGIARLQSMFARWVKRVSVEIASGCIYISGAVEYDDRPGPIRESLVAMVQAWQGALLRSVQQSIASGDLKAGTDAQQMVYEMYGLILALHHDARFLRVPGSIERAQRGFERLIESYQNHATVTE comes from the coding sequence ATGCGCAAGGGCGAACTGACGCGGGCCGCCATCCTCGACGTGGCGCTGGACTTGTCCAGCCGCGACGGCCTGGAAGGGCTGACCATCGGGCTGCTGGCCGACAAGATGAACATGAGCAAATCGGGCGTGTTCGCCCATTTCGGCTCGCGCGAAGACTTGCAGATGGAAGTGCTCAAGCTCTACCACCATCGTTTCGAGCAGGAAGTGTTTTTTCCGAGCATGAAAGAGCCGCGCGGCATCGCCCGCCTGCAATCGATGTTTGCGCGCTGGGTCAAGCGGGTCAGCGTGGAAATCGCCTCGGGCTGCATCTATATCAGTGGCGCCGTCGAGTATGACGACCGTCCGGGCCCGATCCGCGAGTCGCTGGTGGCCATGGTGCAAGCCTGGCAGGGCGCCTTGCTGCGCAGCGTGCAGCAGTCGATCGCTTCCGGCGACCTGAAGGCCGGCACCGACGCGCAGCAGATGGTGTATGAAATGTATGGCCTGATTTTGGCCCTGCATCACGACGCGCGCTTCCTGCGCGTGCCGGGCAGCATCGAGCGGGCGCAGCGCGGTTTCGAGCGCCTGATCGAGTCGTACCAGAATCACGCCACCGTCACAGAATAA
- a CDS encoding acyl-CoA dehydrogenase C-terminal domain-containing protein has protein sequence MGQYVAPIRDMQFVLHEFLNVGEELKAMPDYAEVDADIINQVLEEGAKFTSEVLFPLNHSGDREGCKHDAATHTVTTPKGFKEAYKQYVDGGWAALACDPEYGGQGLPVVLNNSFYEMLNSSNQAWSMYPGLSHGAYECLKEHGTDHQKQVYLPKLVSGEWTGTMCLTEPHCGTDLGLLRSKALPQDDGSWLITGNKIFISAGEHDMAENILHLVLARVPDAPEGSKGISLFLVPKFLPKEDGTVGERNPITCGAIEEKMGIHGNSTCQMNLDGARGWIIGQPNKGLNAMFVFMNAARLGVGMQSLGLTEIAFQNALIYAKDRTQMRSLSGIKNPELPADRIIVHPDVRRMLLTGKAYAEGARAFTSYVALQIDRELHHPDADVRKEAADEVALLTPVIKAFITDNAWIATSDAMQVFGGHGYISEWGMEQYVRDARINMIYEGTNTIQSLDLLGRKILGDNGAKLRKFGEKIKAFVEDNGTDEAMSEFVTPLGDLGDKVTKLTMEIGMKAFQNPDEVGAACVPYLRVVGHMIYSYLFAQMAKIALEKESSGDTFYTAKLATARFYFARLQPETATLIRQARSGSANLMALDADLF, from the coding sequence ATGGGTCAATACGTCGCGCCTATCCGTGATATGCAATTCGTTCTGCATGAGTTCCTGAACGTCGGTGAAGAGCTGAAAGCCATGCCCGATTACGCCGAAGTCGATGCCGACATCATCAACCAGGTACTGGAAGAGGGCGCCAAGTTCACCTCGGAAGTGCTGTTCCCGCTGAACCACTCGGGCGACCGCGAAGGCTGCAAGCACGACGCCGCGACCCACACCGTGACCACGCCGAAAGGCTTCAAGGAAGCGTACAAGCAGTACGTCGACGGCGGCTGGGCGGCGCTGGCCTGCGATCCGGAATACGGCGGCCAGGGCTTGCCGGTGGTGCTGAACAATTCGTTCTATGAAATGCTGAACTCGTCGAACCAGGCCTGGTCGATGTACCCGGGCCTGTCGCACGGCGCCTACGAGTGCCTGAAGGAACACGGCACCGATCACCAGAAACAGGTCTACCTGCCGAAGCTGGTGTCGGGCGAATGGACCGGCACCATGTGCCTGACCGAACCGCACTGCGGTACCGACCTGGGCCTGCTGCGCTCGAAAGCGCTGCCACAGGACGACGGTTCGTGGCTGATCACCGGCAACAAGATCTTTATCTCGGCCGGCGAGCACGACATGGCGGAAAACATCCTGCACCTGGTGCTGGCCCGCGTGCCCGACGCACCGGAAGGCTCGAAAGGTATTTCGCTGTTCCTGGTGCCGAAGTTCCTGCCGAAGGAAGACGGTACGGTTGGCGAACGCAATCCGATCACCTGCGGCGCCATCGAAGAAAAAATGGGCATCCACGGCAACTCGACCTGCCAGATGAACCTGGACGGCGCGCGCGGCTGGATCATCGGCCAGCCGAACAAGGGACTGAACGCCATGTTCGTCTTCATGAACGCGGCCCGCCTGGGCGTGGGCATGCAGTCGCTGGGCCTGACCGAGATCGCCTTCCAGAACGCGCTGATCTACGCCAAGGACCGCACGCAAATGCGTTCGCTGTCCGGCATCAAGAACCCGGAACTGCCGGCCGACCGCATCATCGTGCACCCTGACGTGCGCCGCATGCTGCTGACCGGCAAAGCCTACGCCGAAGGCGCGCGCGCCTTTACCTCGTACGTGGCGCTGCAGATCGACCGCGAACTGCACCACCCTGACGCCGACGTGCGCAAGGAAGCGGCCGACGAAGTCGCGCTGCTCACGCCCGTGATCAAGGCCTTTATCACCGATAACGCCTGGATCGCCACCTCGGACGCGATGCAAGTGTTCGGCGGCCATGGCTATATTTCGGAATGGGGCATGGAACAATATGTGCGCGACGCGCGCATCAACATGATCTACGAAGGCACCAACACGATCCAGTCGCTGGACCTGCTGGGCCGCAAGATCCTGGGCGACAACGGCGCCAAGCTGCGCAAGTTCGGCGAAAAGATCAAGGCCTTCGTGGAAGACAACGGTACCGACGAAGCGATGAGCGAATTCGTCACGCCGCTGGGCGACCTGGGCGACAAGGTCACCAAGCTGACCATGGAAATCGGCATGAAGGCGTTCCAGAATCCGGACGAAGTGGGCGCGGCCTGCGTGCCCTACCTGCGCGTGGTCGGCCACATGATCTACAGCTACCTGTTCGCGCAGATGGCCAAGATCGCACTGGAAAAAGAATCGTCCGGCGACACCTTCTACACGGCCAAGCTGGCCACCGCCCGTTTCTATTTCGCCCGCCTGCAACCTGAAACGGCCACCCTGATCCGCCAGGCGCGCTCCGGTTCGGCCAACCTGATGGCACTCGACGCAGACCTGTTCTAA
- a CDS encoding 3-hydroxyacyl-CoA dehydrogenase/enoyl-CoA hydratase family protein, with translation MTNFIVKKVAVLGAGVMGAQIAAHCINAKVPVVLFDLPAKEGPKNGIVLRAIENLKKLSPAPLGNKDDAALIQVANYEDNLDLLAGCDLIIEAIAERMDWKHDLYQKVAPHIGPNAIFASNTSGLSITKLAEGFDADLKSRYCGVHFFNPPRYMHLVEIIPTEFTKPEISDQLEGFLTTTLGKGVVRAKDTPNFIANRVGVFGILAIVHEAEKFGLSVDVVDDLTGAKLGRAKSGTFRTADVVGLDTMGHVIKTMQDYLPNDPFAAVYKTPDVLAKLVEKGALGQKSGAGFYKKVGNEIQRLDFATGEYVAGGAKAADIIARILKEKDPVKKMKALHDSTNPQGQFLWAIFRDAFHYIAIHLDTVADNARDIDFAMRWGFGWNVGPFETWQASNWLQVANWVKEDIDAGKALCDAPLPAWVFEGPVAEKGGVHTAEGSYSAVSNSFVPRSTLSVYDRQPFRAPVIGSGAVDGKTAGTTVFEDESVRVWHTGDDVLIISFKTKMHVIGEGVINGLKLALAEAEKNFKGLVIWHADAAEGGAFSAGADLQSALPAFMQGGVKAVDPIIAELQKTFMSLKYANVPVIAAVAGLALGGGCELALHASKRVASIESYIGLVEVGVGLIPAGGGLKEAAQRAYKQANGNDILQFLKVGFTNAATANVSKSALEAKKMGYLKEDDVIVFNPYELLHVAKVEARAMFDAGFRPALPSLIQVTGRYGWGTIKAQLVNMRDGGFISAHDFKLGEMIAEIVSGGDIDQGSFVSEQWLLDMERKAFLELLNHPKTQERIMGMMQTGKPVRN, from the coding sequence ATGACCAATTTCATCGTTAAAAAAGTTGCCGTTCTCGGCGCCGGCGTGATGGGCGCGCAGATCGCCGCCCATTGCATCAACGCGAAAGTGCCGGTCGTGCTGTTCGACCTGCCGGCCAAGGAAGGCCCGAAGAATGGCATCGTGCTGCGCGCCATCGAGAACCTGAAAAAGCTGTCGCCTGCGCCATTGGGCAACAAGGATGACGCGGCCCTGATCCAGGTCGCCAACTACGAAGACAACCTGGACCTCTTGGCCGGTTGCGACCTGATCATCGAAGCCATCGCCGAGCGCATGGACTGGAAACACGACCTGTACCAGAAGGTGGCGCCGCATATCGGCCCGAACGCGATTTTTGCGTCGAACACCTCCGGCCTGTCGATCACCAAGCTGGCCGAAGGCTTTGACGCCGACCTGAAATCGCGCTACTGCGGCGTGCACTTCTTCAATCCGCCGCGCTATATGCACCTGGTCGAAATCATTCCGACCGAGTTTACCAAGCCCGAGATTTCGGACCAGCTGGAAGGCTTCCTGACCACCACCCTGGGCAAGGGCGTGGTCCGCGCCAAGGATACGCCGAACTTCATCGCCAACCGCGTGGGCGTGTTCGGCATCCTGGCCATCGTGCACGAAGCCGAAAAATTCGGCCTGTCGGTCGATGTGGTGGATGACCTGACCGGCGCCAAGCTGGGCCGCGCCAAGTCGGGCACCTTCCGCACCGCCGACGTGGTGGGCCTGGACACGATGGGCCATGTGATCAAGACCATGCAGGACTACCTGCCGAACGACCCGTTCGCCGCCGTCTACAAGACGCCGGACGTGCTGGCCAAGCTGGTGGAAAAAGGCGCGCTGGGCCAGAAGAGCGGCGCCGGCTTCTACAAGAAGGTGGGCAACGAGATCCAGCGCCTGGATTTCGCCACCGGTGAATACGTGGCCGGCGGCGCGAAGGCGGCCGACATCATCGCCCGCATCCTGAAGGAAAAGGATCCGGTCAAGAAGATGAAGGCGCTGCACGATTCGACCAATCCGCAGGGCCAGTTCCTGTGGGCGATCTTCCGTGACGCCTTCCACTACATCGCGATCCACCTGGACACCGTGGCCGACAATGCGCGCGACATCGACTTCGCCATGCGCTGGGGCTTCGGCTGGAACGTCGGTCCGTTTGAAACGTGGCAGGCCTCGAACTGGCTGCAAGTGGCGAACTGGGTCAAGGAAGATATCGACGCCGGCAAGGCGCTGTGCGATGCACCGCTGCCGGCCTGGGTATTCGAAGGTCCGGTCGCTGAAAAAGGTGGCGTGCACACGGCCGAAGGTTCGTACTCGGCTGTCTCGAACAGCTTCGTGCCGCGCTCGACCCTGTCCGTCTACGACCGTCAGCCATTCCGCGCACCTGTGATTGGCAGCGGCGCGGTGGACGGCAAGACGGCCGGCACCACCGTGTTCGAAGATGAATCCGTGCGCGTCTGGCATACGGGCGACGACGTGCTGATCATCTCGTTCAAGACCAAGATGCACGTGATCGGCGAAGGTGTCATCAATGGCCTGAAACTGGCATTGGCCGAAGCGGAAAAGAACTTCAAGGGCCTGGTGATCTGGCATGCGGATGCGGCCGAAGGCGGCGCGTTCTCGGCCGGCGCCGACCTGCAGTCGGCCCTGCCGGCATTCATGCAGGGCGGCGTCAAGGCGGTCGATCCGATCATCGCCGAACTGCAGAAAACCTTCATGTCGCTGAAATACGCGAACGTGCCGGTCATCGCCGCAGTGGCGGGCCTGGCGCTGGGCGGCGGCTGCGAACTGGCGCTGCACGCCTCCAAGCGTGTCGCCTCGATCGAGTCGTATATCGGCCTGGTGGAAGTGGGCGTGGGCCTGATTCCTGCCGGCGGCGGCCTGAAAGAAGCGGCGCAGCGCGCCTACAAACAGGCCAACGGCAATGACATCCTGCAGTTCCTGAAAGTGGGCTTTACCAATGCCGCTACCGCCAATGTGTCGAAGTCGGCGCTGGAAGCGAAAAAAATGGGCTACCTGAAGGAAGACGACGTCATCGTCTTCAATCCGTACGAGCTGCTGCACGTGGCGAAAGTCGAAGCGCGCGCCATGTTCGACGCCGGCTTCCGCCCAGCGCTCCCGTCGCTGATCCAGGTCACGGGCCGTTACGGCTGGGGCACCATCAAGGCGCAGCTGGTCAACATGCGCGACGGCGGCTTTATCTCCGCGCACGATTTCAAACTGGGCGAGATGATCGCCGAGATCGTGTCGGGCGGCGATATCGACCAGGGCAGTTTTGTGAGCGAACAGTGGTTGCTGGACATGGAACGCAAGGCCTTCCTGGAATTGCTGAACCATCCGAAGACGCAGGAACGCATCATGGGCATGATGCAGACCGGCAAGCCAGTGCGTAACTAA
- a CDS encoding acetyl-CoA C-acyltransferase translates to MSKQLQDAYIVSATRTPIGKAPRGMFRNTRPDDLLVRVLQSALAQAPGLDPALITDAIIGCSFPEAEQGFNIARQSVLLAGMPKTVGGVTVNRYCASGITAIAMAADRIRVGEADVMIAGGIESMSMVPMMGHHPSMNLDMFSDENIGMAYGMGLTAEKVAQQWKVTREQQDAFSVESHRRAIAAQQAGFFKAETTPVEIITRTPNLATGQVDVSRRTVDTDEGARADSTMESLAKLKPVFAAKGSVTAANSSQMSDGAGALLIVSEKILREHNLTPLAKFSSFAVRGVPPEIMGIGPKFAIPAACAAAGITQDQLDWIELNEAFAAQALAVIGDLGLDPSKVNPMGGAIALGHPLGATGAIRAATVIHALQRTKQKYGMVTMCVGAGMGAAGIFERV, encoded by the coding sequence ATGAGCAAACAACTTCAAGACGCGTATATCGTCTCCGCCACCCGCACGCCGATCGGCAAGGCGCCGCGCGGCATGTTCCGGAACACCCGTCCCGACGACCTGCTGGTGCGCGTGCTGCAATCGGCGCTGGCGCAAGCGCCGGGCCTGGACCCAGCCCTGATCACCGACGCCATCATCGGCTGCTCGTTCCCGGAGGCGGAACAGGGCTTCAATATCGCCCGCCAGTCGGTCCTGCTGGCCGGCATGCCGAAAACCGTGGGCGGCGTGACCGTCAACCGCTACTGTGCCTCGGGCATCACCGCCATCGCCATGGCCGCTGACCGCATCCGCGTTGGCGAAGCCGACGTGATGATCGCCGGCGGCATCGAATCGATGTCGATGGTGCCGATGATGGGCCACCACCCGTCGATGAACCTGGACATGTTCAGCGACGAAAACATCGGCATGGCCTACGGCATGGGCCTGACGGCCGAGAAAGTGGCGCAGCAATGGAAAGTGACGCGCGAGCAGCAGGACGCGTTCTCGGTCGAGTCGCACCGCCGCGCCATCGCCGCCCAGCAAGCCGGCTTCTTCAAGGCCGAAACCACGCCGGTCGAGATCATCACGCGCACGCCGAACCTGGCCACCGGCCAGGTCGATGTGAGTCGCCGCACGGTCGACACCGACGAAGGCGCGCGCGCCGATTCGACCATGGAGTCCCTGGCCAAGCTGAAACCGGTATTTGCCGCCAAGGGCAGCGTCACCGCCGCCAACAGCTCGCAGATGTCGGACGGCGCCGGTGCGCTGCTGATCGTCAGCGAAAAAATCCTGCGCGAGCATAACCTGACGCCGCTGGCCAAGTTCTCGTCGTTCGCCGTGCGCGGCGTGCCGCCGGAAATCATGGGCATCGGTCCGAAGTTCGCGATTCCCGCCGCCTGCGCCGCCGCCGGCATCACCCAGGACCAGCTGGACTGGATCGAACTGAACGAAGCGTTCGCCGCGCAAGCGCTGGCCGTGATCGGCGACCTGGGCCTGGACCCGTCGAAAGTGAACCCGATGGGCGGCGCGATCGCCCTGGGCCACCCGCTGGGCGCGACCGGCGCCATCCGCGCCGCCACCGTGATCCACGCGCTGCAGCGCACCAAGCAGAAATACGGCATGGTGACGATGTGCGTGGGCGCCGGCATGGGCGCGGCCGGGATTTTTGAGCGCGTTTGA
- a CDS encoding enoyl-CoA hydratase has translation MDILCSKSDGILTLEFNRLERKNAITGAMYQTLADALVAAETDTEVRAIMLCGKREIFTAGNDLDDFMKTARPKDGSLDHDRPVFQFMRALYGCSKPVVAAVSGPAIGIGTTMLMHCDLVYAADNASFSMPFTQLGLCPEFASSLLFTQLAGYPRAAEKLMLGEAFPAQEALEMGLVSKVLPLYELIPFAQAQAAKLVALPAASIRATKRLMKQSRMEPIKAAIADENQLFSAMLGAPEAKEAFTAFFEKRKPDFKKFA, from the coding sequence ATGGATATTTTGTGCAGCAAGAGCGATGGCATACTGACGCTGGAATTCAACCGCCTGGAACGCAAGAATGCGATCACGGGCGCGATGTACCAGACCCTGGCCGATGCGCTGGTGGCGGCCGAAACCGACACCGAAGTGCGCGCCATTATGTTGTGCGGCAAGCGCGAGATTTTCACGGCCGGCAATGACCTCGACGACTTCATGAAGACGGCCCGCCCGAAAGACGGCTCGCTCGACCATGACCGCCCGGTGTTCCAGTTCATGCGCGCCTTGTACGGTTGCAGCAAACCGGTGGTGGCGGCGGTGTCCGGTCCGGCGATCGGCATCGGCACCACCATGCTGATGCACTGCGACTTGGTCTACGCGGCCGACAACGCCAGCTTCTCGATGCCCTTCACCCAGCTGGGCCTGTGCCCGGAATTCGCTTCCAGCCTGCTGTTCACGCAGCTGGCCGGCTACCCGCGCGCGGCCGAAAAGCTGATGTTGGGTGAGGCCTTCCCGGCCCAGGAAGCGCTGGAAATGGGCCTGGTATCGAAAGTGCTGCCGCTGTACGAACTGATCCCGTTCGCCCAGGCGCAGGCCGCCAAGCTGGTGGCCCTGCCAGCAGCCTCGATCCGCGCCACCAAGCGCCTGATGAAGCAGAGCCGCATGGAGCCGATCAAGGCGGCGATCGCCGACGAAAACCAGCTGTTCAGCGCCATGCTGGGCGCGCCGGAAGCCAAGGAAGCGTTTACGGCGTTCTTTGAAAAACGCAAGCCGGATTTCAAGAAGTTTGCCTGA
- a CDS encoding LysR substrate-binding domain-containing protein — translation MNLRTLRIFVEVVRQGGFSQAAATVSLTQSAVSKAVRTLEEELGLPLLNRLGHRIELTPAGDIAYRRAQTMLAERQDLLVELDELKGLQRGVLRIGIPPVGSGVVFAAMFAAYRSRYPAIEIALLEHGGQKLNQCLHDGEVDVAAILAPVHADFDFQEVRIEPLVALMSASHPLAGSGRVDFTQLATTPFILFEGGFALNRIILDACARKGVQPKITARSAQIDFIVDLVAAGLGVAFFPRMLAEKHRREDIWQAPLDEPHTDWHMTLAWRRQAYLPPAARAWLELAAQMQQ, via the coding sequence ATGAATTTACGAACGCTGCGGATCTTTGTCGAAGTGGTGCGCCAGGGCGGCTTTTCGCAAGCGGCGGCAACGGTGTCGCTGACCCAGTCCGCCGTCAGCAAGGCCGTCAGGACGCTGGAAGAGGAACTGGGCCTGCCCTTGCTGAACCGCCTAGGCCACCGCATCGAACTGACACCCGCCGGCGACATCGCCTACCGCCGCGCGCAAACGATGCTGGCCGAACGCCAGGATCTGCTGGTCGAACTCGATGAACTGAAGGGATTGCAACGTGGCGTGCTGAGGATCGGCATACCGCCCGTTGGCAGCGGCGTCGTGTTTGCCGCCATGTTCGCCGCCTACCGCAGCCGCTATCCCGCCATCGAGATCGCCTTGCTGGAGCATGGCGGCCAAAAACTCAACCAGTGCCTGCACGACGGCGAGGTCGACGTGGCAGCCATCCTGGCGCCCGTGCATGCCGACTTCGATTTCCAGGAAGTGCGCATCGAACCGCTGGTGGCGCTGATGTCGGCCAGCCATCCGCTGGCGGGCAGCGGGCGCGTCGACTTCACGCAATTGGCCACCACCCCCTTCATTCTGTTCGAAGGCGGCTTCGCGCTGAACCGCATCATCCTCGACGCCTGCGCGCGCAAGGGCGTGCAGCCAAAGATCACCGCGCGCAGCGCCCAGATCGACTTTATCGTCGACCTGGTGGCGGCGGGATTGGGCGTGGCCTTCTTCCCGCGCATGCTGGCGGAAAAACACCGGCGCGAGGATATCTGGCAAGCGCCCCTCGATGAACCGCACACCGACTGGCACATGACCCTGGCCTGGCGCCGGCAAGCCTACTTGCCGCCAGCGGCGCGGGCCTGGCTGGAACTGGCGGCGCAGATGCAGCAGTAG
- the lldD gene encoding FMN-dependent L-lactate dehydrogenase LldD has product MIISSASDYRAAARRKLPRFLFDYIDGGAYAEHTLAANTADLAAISLRQRILKNVGQLSLETELFGQKLAMPVVLSPVGLTGMYARRGEVQAAQAAASKGVPYCLSTVSVCPIEEVASQSSAPIWFQLYVLKDRGFMRNALERAQAAGVKNLVFTVDMPTPGARYRDAHSGMSGPYAAPRRMLQAMTKPAWAFDVGLLGRPHDLGNISSYLGKAVTLEDYIGWLANNFDPSISWSDLEWIRDYWKGPMIIKGILDPQDARDAVSFGADGIVVSNHGGRQLDGVPSTARALPEIAQAVGSDLTVLADSGVRSGLDVVRMLALGARAVLLGRSSVYALAADGRHGVENLLDIFAREMRVAMTLTGVTAIDQIDEAILVRGRGL; this is encoded by the coding sequence ATGATCATTTCTTCCGCCTCCGACTATCGCGCAGCGGCACGCCGCAAGCTGCCGCGCTTCCTGTTCGACTATATCGACGGTGGCGCCTATGCCGAACATACGTTGGCTGCCAATACCGCCGACCTGGCGGCGATCAGCCTGCGCCAGCGCATCTTGAAGAATGTCGGCCAGCTGAGCCTGGAAACAGAACTGTTCGGCCAGAAGCTGGCCATGCCAGTCGTTCTGAGCCCGGTCGGCCTGACCGGCATGTATGCGCGCCGCGGCGAAGTCCAGGCGGCGCAGGCGGCCGCCAGCAAGGGCGTGCCGTATTGCCTGTCGACCGTGTCGGTGTGCCCGATCGAGGAGGTCGCGTCACAAAGCAGCGCGCCGATCTGGTTTCAGCTGTATGTGCTGAAGGATCGTGGTTTCATGCGCAACGCGCTGGAACGCGCGCAGGCGGCCGGCGTGAAAAACCTGGTGTTTACGGTGGACATGCCGACGCCGGGCGCGCGCTATCGCGATGCGCATTCGGGCATGTCCGGGCCGTACGCCGCACCGCGCCGCATGCTGCAGGCGATGACGAAGCCGGCCTGGGCATTCGATGTCGGCCTGCTGGGGCGGCCCCACGACTTGGGCAATATTTCCAGTTACCTGGGCAAGGCCGTGACCCTGGAAGACTACATCGGCTGGCTGGCGAACAACTTCGACCCATCGATCAGCTGGAGCGACCTGGAATGGATACGCGACTATTGGAAGGGCCCGATGATCATCAAGGGCATTCTCGATCCGCAGGATGCCAGGGACGCCGTCAGTTTCGGCGCCGACGGCATCGTCGTGTCGAACCATGGCGGTCGCCAGCTCGACGGCGTGCCGTCCACCGCCCGCGCGCTGCCGGAAATCGCCCAGGCGGTCGGCAGCGACCTGACGGTGCTGGCCGATTCGGGCGTGCGTTCCGGCCTCGATGTGGTGCGCATGCTGGCGCTGGGCGCCCGCGCCGTGCTGCTGGGACGCTCGTCCGTCTATGCGCTGGCGGCCGATGGACGGCATGGCGTGGAAAACCTGCTCGACATTTTCGCGCGTGAAATGCGGGTAGCCATGACCTTGACCGGCGTGACGGCGATCGACCAGATCGACGAGGCCATCCTGGTGCGCGGGCGCGGGCTGTGA
- a CDS encoding TetR/AcrR family transcriptional regulator, whose amino-acid sequence MKAEYTDVRQHILDQGKAIITRKGFAGVGLNEILAAAAVPKGSFYHYFKSKELFGEAMLADYVQGYLAEMDVVLGQPGQGAARSLMDYWASWTSASLDGSGCDCRCLVVKLSSEVADMSEPMRMTLLDGTNRIIARLALAIAQGRVDDTLPSVADPAHMASALYQLWLGAAMLTKLRRDDSALKTAWQSTLTMLELPPGSYQ is encoded by the coding sequence ATGAAAGCCGAATACACCGACGTCCGCCAGCACATCCTTGACCAGGGCAAGGCCATCATCACGCGCAAGGGTTTTGCCGGCGTGGGCCTGAACGAGATCCTGGCGGCCGCCGCCGTGCCGAAGGGCTCGTTCTACCATTACTTCAAGTCCAAGGAATTGTTTGGCGAGGCGATGCTGGCCGATTATGTGCAGGGCTACCTGGCCGAGATGGATGTCGTGCTGGGCCAGCCCGGCCAGGGCGCGGCGCGCTCCTTGATGGATTACTGGGCCAGCTGGACCAGCGCAAGCCTGGACGGCAGCGGTTGTGATTGCCGTTGCCTGGTGGTCAAGCTGAGCAGCGAAGTGGCGGACATGTCCGAGCCGATGCGGATGACCTTGCTCGATGGCACCAACCGCATTATCGCCAGGCTGGCGCTGGCCATCGCGCAGGGCAGGGTGGACGATACCCTGCCGTCGGTGGCGGACCCGGCGCACATGGCCTCGGCCCTGTACCAGCTGTGGCTGGGGGCGGCCATGCTGACCAAGCTGCGGCGCGACGACAGCGCTTTGAAGACGGCATGGCAGTCAACGTTGACGATGCTGGAGCTGCCGCCAGGCAGCTATCAATGA
- a CDS encoding iron-containing alcohol dehydrogenase — protein sequence MKHFEFHNPTRIVFGLDTVAKLSTLVPQDARVLILYGGASAEKTGTLAEVRTALGQRSVQEFGGIEPNPSYETLMRAVAQVRSEKLDFLLAVGGGSVIDGTKFVAAAALHDGVAWDIAERGGANIEQALPFGAVLTLPATGSEMNSGGVVTKKATHAKLSFRSPLLYPQFSVLDPSKTFTLPATQVANGLVDAFVHTTEQYLTYPVQARVQDRFAEGLLQTLVEIAPQAVASPDDYDTRANLMWTATLALNGLIGAGVPQDWATHMIGHELTALYDIDHARTLALVLPALLDVQREQKRGKLLQYGERVWNITEGSDDERIDAAIARTRAFFEGLGIPTRLSAYALGQEAVEAVLKQLEAHGMTALGEHRDIDLARSRRILEAAL from the coding sequence ATGAAGCATTTTGAATTCCATAACCCCACCAGGATCGTCTTCGGCCTGGATACCGTCGCCAAACTGTCCACGCTGGTGCCGCAGGACGCGCGCGTGCTGATCCTGTACGGCGGCGCCAGCGCCGAAAAGACCGGCACCCTGGCCGAAGTGCGCACCGCGCTGGGCCAGCGCAGCGTACAGGAGTTTGGCGGCATCGAACCGAATCCCAGCTATGAAACCCTGATGCGCGCGGTGGCGCAGGTGCGCAGCGAAAAACTGGACTTCCTGCTGGCCGTCGGCGGTGGCTCGGTGATCGACGGCACCAAGTTCGTCGCTGCCGCCGCCCTGCATGACGGCGTAGCCTGGGACATCGCCGAACGCGGCGGCGCCAATATCGAGCAGGCCTTGCCGTTCGGCGCGGTGCTGACCCTGCCGGCCACCGGTTCGGAAATGAACAGCGGCGGCGTGGTGACGAAAAAGGCCACGCATGCCAAGCTCAGTTTCCGCAGCCCGCTGCTGTATCCGCAATTTTCCGTGCTCGACCCCAGCAAGACGTTTACCTTGCCGGCCACGCAGGTCGCCAATGGCCTGGTCGATGCGTTTGTCCACACCACCGAACAGTATCTGACCTATCCGGTGCAGGCGCGGGTACAGGACCGCTTTGCCGAAGGCCTGCTGCAAACCCTGGTCGAGATCGCGCCGCAGGCGGTGGCCTCGCCCGACGACTACGACACCCGCGCCAACCTGATGTGGACCGCCACCCTGGCCCTGAATGGCCTGATCGGCGCCGGCGTGCCGCAGGACTGGGCCACCCACATGATCGGCCACGAACTGACGGCCCTGTACGACATCGACCATGCGCGCACCCTGGCGCTGGTGCTGCCCGCACTGCTGGACGTACAGCGCGAGCAGAAACGCGGCAAATTGCTACAGTATGGCGAGCGTGTCTGGAATATCACCGAGGGCAGCGACGACGAACGCATCGACGCCGCCATCGCCCGCACCCGCGCCTTCTTCGAGGGACTGGGCATTCCGACCCGCCTGTCCGCCTACGCCCTGGGCCAGGAGGCGGTGGAAGCGGTATTGAAACAACTAGAAGCACATGGCATGACGGCACTGGGCGAACACCGGGATATCGACCTCGCGCGCAGCCGCCGCATCCTCGAAGCGGCACTTTGA